From a single Polyangiaceae bacterium genomic region:
- a CDS encoding Uma2 family endonuclease, with amino-acid sequence MSDAPSFVILRYRVRPDLSQWVLPEGTVPESVFHDQTANHIHAVLSAWAARQDHAMQVARNLAIRFLEQAPSVGIDPDVCVLDPAAPEGDRLNSLCLWKPGHVPPRVCFEIVSPKHPHKDYRDVHERYAAIGARELVIFDPLMAGPASMGGPLAIQLWRPDVTGAFERVAAGDGPVYSEALACWLRAEDGKLVLSDDREGARRWLSEAEEQRAEKERERTDKERALARVAELEARLAK; translated from the coding sequence GTGAGTGACGCTCCGAGCTTCGTCATACTGCGATACCGAGTCCGCCCGGACCTGTCGCAATGGGTGCTCCCTGAGGGCACCGTGCCAGAGTCCGTCTTTCACGACCAAACCGCGAATCACATCCATGCCGTGCTGAGCGCGTGGGCGGCGCGGCAAGACCATGCGATGCAGGTCGCACGCAATTTGGCGATCCGCTTTCTGGAGCAAGCGCCCAGCGTGGGCATCGATCCCGACGTGTGCGTGCTCGATCCCGCGGCACCGGAGGGCGACCGGCTGAACAGCTTGTGCTTGTGGAAGCCGGGCCATGTTCCCCCTCGGGTTTGCTTCGAGATCGTGAGCCCGAAGCATCCGCACAAGGACTACCGGGACGTGCACGAACGCTACGCCGCCATTGGAGCTCGAGAGCTGGTGATTTTCGATCCGCTGATGGCCGGCCCTGCCTCCATGGGTGGCCCCCTCGCGATCCAGCTATGGCGGCCGGACGTGACAGGCGCTTTCGAGCGGGTGGCAGCGGGCGATGGCCCCGTGTACTCCGAAGCGCTGGCCTGCTGGCTCCGTGCGGAGGACGGAAAGCTCGTCCTCAGCGACGACCGCGAAGGCGCCCGGCGCTGGCTCAGCGAAGCCGAGGAGCAGCGCGCCGAAAAGGAACGCGAGCGTACGGACAAGGAGCGGGCGTTGGCGCGCGTGGCGGAGCTCGAAGCGCGACTCGCAAAGTGA
- a CDS encoding riboflavin synthase, whose protein sequence is MFTGLVETTGKLRGRDRRGPGYRLTIETDLAPLEMGESIAVNGACLTVVDIRDGAFGADVSEETVEKTTLGRVGVGGALNLERSLRLGDRLGGHLVSGHVDGVARVTEVTPVGEAWRVAIAPPAELMRYLAPKGSVTLDGVSLTINATGASDIELMLIPHTREVTNFSALRPGSELNLEVDLLARYVVHYLERGGSAAGGEDSLVDALSRAGFLSKD, encoded by the coding sequence ATGTTCACCGGCTTGGTGGAGACGACGGGCAAGCTTCGAGGGCGCGATCGCCGCGGGCCGGGCTATCGCCTCACGATCGAAACGGACCTCGCGCCGCTCGAGATGGGTGAGTCCATCGCGGTGAACGGCGCGTGCCTCACCGTCGTGGACATCCGGGACGGCGCCTTCGGCGCGGACGTCTCGGAAGAGACGGTGGAAAAGACGACGCTGGGCCGCGTGGGCGTCGGCGGCGCGTTGAACCTGGAGCGCTCGCTGCGGCTCGGGGATCGCCTGGGCGGACATCTCGTCAGTGGTCACGTGGACGGCGTGGCGCGCGTGACGGAGGTCACGCCGGTGGGCGAAGCGTGGCGCGTCGCGATTGCGCCACCGGCGGAGCTGATGCGCTATCTGGCGCCCAAAGGCTCGGTCACGCTGGACGGCGTGTCGCTCACCATCAACGCCACCGGCGCGAGCGACATCGAGCTGATGCTCATCCCGCACACGCGGGAAGTGACGAATTTCTCGGCGCTTCGCCCAGGGAGCGAGCTGAATCTCGAGGTGGATCTGTTGGCGCGCTACGTCGTGCACTATCTAGAGCGGGGCGGCTCCGCCGCTGGCGGAGAAGACTCCCTGGTCGATGCGCTGTCACGCGCCGGCTTCCTCTCCAAAGACTGA